One genomic region from Cucumis melo cultivar AY chromosome 9, USDA_Cmelo_AY_1.0, whole genome shotgun sequence encodes:
- the LOC103504326 gene encoding probable xyloglucan endotransglucosylase/hydrolase protein 28 — translation MVFFRIPFLFASFLCFFSLLVSGSSRNFPILDFEEGYNPLFGDDNLVLLKDGKSVHLHLDERTGSGFVSQDLYLHGFFSASIKLPSDYTAGVVVAFYMSNGDMFAKNHDEIDFEFLGNIRGKDWRIQTNIYGNGSTSIGREERYGLWFDPSEDFHEYSILWTESLIIFYVDNVPIREVKRTATMGGDFPSKPMTLYATIWDGSTWATNGGKYKVNYKYAPYIAEFSNFILHGCAVDPTEQSSSCDHSQKSIPIPSGMTPSQRAKMESLRKKHLTYSYCYDRIRYKTPPSECVINPDEAERLRIFDPVTFGKGRRHRGKIHHHSHPRQAESASA, via the exons ATGGTTTTCTTTCGAATTCCCTTTCTCTTTGCTTCTTTTCTCTGTTTTTTCTCACTTCTTGTTTCTGGGTCTTCGAGGAATTTCCCGATTCTCGACTTTGAAGAAGGTTATAACCCTTTATTTGGTGATGACAATCTCGTCCTTCTCAAGGATGGCAAGTCAGTTCATCTTCATCTTGATGAAAGGACTG GCTCTGGGTTTGTTTCTCAAGACCTTTACCTTCATGGGTTTTTCAGTGCTTCCATTAAGTTGCCTTCTGATTACACTGCTGGTGTTGTGGTTGCCTTTTAT atGTCAAATGGAGACATGTTTGCTAAGAACCACGATGAGATAGATTTTGAGTTCTTAGGGAATATTAGAGGCAAAGATTGGAGGATTCAAACCAATATTTACGGGAATGGAAGCACAAGCATAGGTAGAGAAGAAAGATATGGGCTTTGGTTTGATCCATCTGAAGATTTTCATGAATACAGCATCCTTTGGACCGAATCTCTCATCAT CTTTTATGTGGACAATGTTCCCATTAGAGAGGTGAAAAGAACGGCAACAATGGGAGGTGATTTTCCTTCTAAACCAATGACTTTGTATGCAACAATCTGGGATGGATCTACTTGGGCTACCAATGGAGGCAAATACAAAGTTAACTACAAATACGCCCCATACATCGCTGAATTCTCCAATTTTATCCTCCATGGCTGCGCCGTCGACCCAACCGAACAATCCTCAAGCTGTGACCACTCCCAAAAGTCCATACCAATCCCTTCTGGTATGACACCGTCTCAAAGAGCTAAAATGGAAAGCCTCAGGAAGAAACACTTGACATACTCCTATTGCTATGACCGCATCCGCTACAAGACCCCTCCATCAGAGTGTGTGATCAACCCTGACGAGGCCGAACGACTCCGAATCTTTGACCCTGTCACATTTGGTAAAGGAAGACGCCATCGCGGGAAAATCCACCACCACAGCCACCCAAGACAGGCAGAATCGGCTTCTGCTTGA
- the LOC103483030 gene encoding purple acid phosphatase 3-like, with amino-acid sequence MAAASNHIVRLLILCLLIALSGVLLTRADLPRFAHPSKDDGSLSLLVLGDWGRNGDYNQSEVALQMGIIGEKLEVDFVISTGDNFYDRGLKGTEDPAFEESFSKVYTAPSLQTEWYSVLGNHDYRGDVEAQLSPILKKLDNRWICLRSFIVDTEIVEFFFVDTTPFVDKYFNDPEDEIYDWKAILPRRNYLSNLLKELDSALKDSNAKWKIVVGHHTLKSAGSHGDTQELLHQLLPILEENKVDFYLNGHDHCLQHISSTNSPVQYFTSGGGSKAWRGDINWMDPKELKFYYDGQGFMSLQITHSQANFTFFDIFGNILHQWTSTKPLLHSAI; translated from the exons ATGGCCGCCGCTTCCAACCACATCGTCCGACTTCTAATTCTCTGCCTTCTTATTGCCTTGAGTGGCGTCCTTCTCACCCGTGCCGACCTCCCCCGATTCGCCCATCCCTCCAAGGACGACGGTTCTCTCAGCCTTCTCGTCCTCGGAGACTGGGGACGAAACGGAGATTACAACCAATCAGAAGTTGCCCTTCAG ATGGGGATCATTGGAGAAAAACTAGAGGTGGATTTTGTGATTTCAACGGGCGATAATTTTTACGATAGAGGACTAAAGGGTACCGAGGATCCAGCATTTGAAGAGTCATTTTCCAAAGTATACACCGCACCGAGCTTGCAAACGGAGTGGTACAGTG TATTGGGGAATCATGATTACAGAGGAGATGTTGAGGCCCAACTTAgtccaattttgaaaaaattggataATAGATGGATTTGTTTGAGATCTTTTATAGTTGATACAG AAATTGTGGAGTTTTTCTTTGTGGACACAACCCCCTTTGTGGATAAGTATTTTAATGATCCTGAAGATGAGATTTATGATTGGAAGGCTATTCTACCAAGGCGAAATTACCTTTCTAACCTTCTCAAG GAATTGGACTCAGCATTAAAGGATTCAAATGCAAAATGGAAAATAGTTGTGGGACATCACACTCTGAAAAGTGCTGGGAGTCATGGTGATACTCAAGAACTACTTCACCAACTACTTCCCATTCTTGag GAAAATAAAGTGGATTTCTATCTGAATGGACATGACCATTGCTTACAACATATAAGCAGCACAAACAG CCCAGTTCAATATTTTACAAGTGGAGGAGGGTCAAAGGCATGGAGGGGAGACATAAATTGGATGGATCCAAAAGAGTTGAAGTTTTATTACGACGGGCAAGGTTTCATGTCATTACAAATCACTCATTCTCAAGCAAACTTTACATTCTTCGACATATTTGGCAATATTTTGCACCAATGGACCTCCACCAAGCCTCTTCTTCATTCTGCCATttaa
- the LOC103504316 gene encoding uncharacterized protein LOC103504316, which yields MGLGILRSIVRPLTRISRSHPFSSPTAFPSAFTFSKPGFHLPSTGSVRTGDPWFPITNHFHSLTDTRFPKRRPSYKPRRRRASLKPPGPYAWVPYTPGQPILPNHPNEGSVKRRNEKKRIRLHRAFIMSERRKRKAQVQEANRKKLVMRVERKMAAVARERAWAVRLAELQKLEEEKKKSME from the exons ATGGGGCTTGGAATCCTCAGATCCATTGTTCGACCCCTAACGAGGATCTCGCGATCACACCCTTTCTCTTCCCCAACAGCATTTCCATCAGCTTTCACTTTCTCTAAACCTGGGTTTCATCTCCCTTCTACTGGCTCAGTCAGAACTGGAGATCCTTGGTTCCCAATTACCAACCATTTTCACAGTTTGACCGATACTCGGTTTCCCAAGAGACGACCCAGTTATAAACCTCGTCGCAGAAGGGCGAGCTTGAAACCCCCTG GGCCATACGCTTGGGTACCATATACCCCTGGCCAACCAATTCTTCCTAATCACCCCAACGAAGGAAGTGTGAAGAGAAGAAATGAGAAGAAACGCATTAGGTTGCACCGTGCATTTATTATG TCtgaaagaaggaaaaggaaagcTCAAGTTCAAGAGGCAAACAGGAAGAAACTTGTCATGAGGGTGGAACGAAAAATGGCTGCAGTAGCAAGAGAAAGAGCATGGGCTGTAAGATTAGCCGAACTTCAAAAgcttgaagaagaaaagaaaaaatccatGGAATAG